The window TGTAGTGTGATATTTCCTAAAAATTTTATATAGGGTAAAACGTTTTAATTTATAAACAACATTAGTGAAAATGTTCAATGctttaaggggaaaaaaaaatctaataatCAATGTGTATCTGTATGAAAATGTCTGGGAGTCTGAGCATGTTTTGGTTGAATGTTATAATTCAACATTCAGCAAGTTAAGTGATATaattttcacttgaaactttGTAAACGAGTTAAGTGGGTCTCAATGCATTCATATGTAAGAAAATTGTGGTATAAAACAAATTTAATAGAAAAAGCACAAAATGCATTAATTTGGGTATTTAATGGGATTATCAAACACCCCCTTGTGTTATAATGTGCATATTATGAATACGTGTATAACTTGAATGCAACTCTATCAGTCTGTTCCATGATGTGTTCTCGCACATTTAatacttttatttttcttcttaacTTTATCTTTTCAATCACTAATTTACATTATTTATATATATCTCCCACAATTTCGGACAAGCTCTCATTATTTTGTCCTTTCCAAATTTTcagttaaaaattttttttaatgcgtTGATTATAATGAACCCCTAGGATACAACTCCAGTAAATTGTCTCAATAGTTATCTTTCCTTAGTATCATGTATgataaaaacaattaaatccTTCTACGATgaataatttataaatttttccattttcttttaacTTCGGATTCAAAAATTGCAAAATAGGTAAAGTTAGGACTAAAAATTTGATTTCCAACTTTACTATACCAAATTTTCTCAACTAAATTTAAAGGGACAGGTTGCAAAACTAGCTAACAAATTTTCTACATTTGTTCTTGAGTTTTGAATCTAGTCTTACTATTGGACTaagattgattcaatttcaatataatcatttcatttttatgtttatgATGCTATCAATACAGACTGAATTGGAACTATAAaagatccttttcttttcttcataaacaatttaaataaatattgcTCAATGttaccaaaattttttcttttggcaaCTTATTTCTGGAAAAATCATGGCAAAAATATGTATTTTGAATTGCTAGATGTATGccttttccttcaaaaaaaatgaTCCTTTATAATGTCCAAGTgattttacaaagaaaaaaCTTATTATCCCACAAaagctttttattttcttattcatTTCGCCTTTTTTTTAATACTTCACCCTCCCAACACCTCGCCACATCCTGCCTACCCCTTACAAAGAAAGGGACAAgctcttttcattttctcaagCATCTGTTGCAATGCTCTTTCTCTCTGTAAGCCAAACAAGAGTAATACATGCATTCTAGCCAGCCATGTGTGCGACACTTTTAGTATAGTTAAACTGAAGTTTTGGGATACAGTACTATAGAGCAAAACTTTAGTATTAGTAACAAATAatggaaatgtgaattgaaggACTTTTTCACGCCTACAATCCAACAACTAGCTTCCAATGCTCTTTCCTTCTCATTCTCTCACTTTCAATGCTTCCAATGATATGAGATCGATGTTCATGCGATTGACAAGTAGAGGAATCCAGAGAGCTTATAATGGAACCAAGATCAACCAAATTGGCTACTGGTCTCAGCAGCAAATTGGTTCCTTGATATGCTTTCCTCTGTCTGAAGCAAATCAAATTAGAAGAAACCTGCAAAATACATGAAAACTTCTCAGGCACTTCCATGTGTATGTGAAAGACATGCCAACTTCAAGAGAGCAAGCTTTTAATCATACACCTTGAAGAAGAGACTTGTGGCACAGTACCTCTATCATGTGGAATGAACCACCTTGAAGAACTTCCTTGTGTAACATTTACTATTGATTTACCACCTTCATAGGTCTTCACAAATCTCAGATATAGCCAAATCATTGCCTTCATTTCTGCATTCCAAATCATTGCAGCACCAAATCTTTTAACTGTTTCACCCAAATGAATGATTGACACTACAATCAGATGCTTCGTTTATGTCGTCCAAATGATCGTCAATGCTGTCTACAATGTCTAACTTCCTTCCATCAAATCTTCTCACCTCTGGAACTAAAGTATCAGTAAGTCCAGTTTTCTTCAAGCAAGTCTTGTACCTTGATAGCTCTCCAGTACCAGCTACCATTCTCCCCTCTAATTCTTCTCCATCCATACTACTTTCTAGAGGTCTGGCACAAGCCACTCTGTTTTCAACACACTACAAGGAGAAAAGGTTCagtatttgatttattttgttaaacACTTCCAGAAaacagataaaaaaaaaaaaaagaaaagccatTGAAACAGCCCAAAATACATGCAGTCAACATTTCCACAGTCCGAGAAATATATGGCATTCTGGTGGGAAAAATCACAGATAACTACCTGACTGATAAGTGAAAATAACTTCTCCCCCTGACATTCTCATAAGAACAACACGGGAACCTTGGTGTTCTTTGTCCAAAAAGCATTGATTTCTGCTTCCtaaaaaaattctggaaaaaaaatcacaatattaCATCACAGTGCTACTTCAGTTATGGCATTAAGTAGAAACATGAGCCACAGAAAGGTTTGGTCTGGTAACCAGTGCAACAATTTATCACTCAAAATCCTAAAGAGCAAAAATTAAGCTAAATTCCATTGATTAAGCCATAAAGAACACATACTAGTGCAAATATCACCCTGCATTTAGGCACAATTACATGACTCAAACATACTTGCAAACTTGGACCAATTCACTTGTACTTCTTGTAAGTTGGGTGGAGACTTTTCCAAACCACATGCCTCCACATCTTTCTTCAAAAAAGATTGGAAACCACAGCCTCATGTTGCTGTTGGAGAATGTGAACAGTGCAACAAGATGCTTTAGAGGTTCCAGGCTGACTCTGCCTTGAGCACACTTTTGAGCCTTCTGCAATGTTTCGGCACAATGACTGCTTTCTACATCACTGACACTTGTTGCCTGCAAGGCCATAATATCATCAATCCAATTCACAAAATAGAAAAGTAGGTAGATATAGTTTCTGAgctttaaaaattttgaaagatgATAAACATTTGTAGTTTTAACAGCACCCTAGTTCCTGCGCAAACAATTTCAACTTGATCGACATTGAGCTAATTTTATGGCAATCATAACGTAAAGTCCCTACAGAGGAGATAACAGTGAAGATTGAGAAAATATCAGTGAAGATTGCTATTTTATTGGTTTTAATGTTGTTTGGAAAATATccgtgtcaaaaaaaaaagtgaatttcgTGAACAAATAATCAGTACCAAGTTCATAGATAGTAGTGAATTTTACCATGCTTATCAATCTTTTCGATGGTTCAGAAAAGTAGATGAAATCGACAATTTTTATTGTCTTTCAATTTGCTCGTAACTCTATTTTGTCTTTGTTAATGACAAGAATTAGTTTATAAATTGAACGAGAAAGTTATCTTCACCGGTTTATAAATAGAGAAACAGAGAGTTACAGAGAAAAAGAGCAAGGGACAAATATGGATAGAATAAGATGCTGAGAagcaattaattaaaattttgaggTGAAATCTTACCGGATGGCTCAGAAAGATGGCTGGTAACGAATATCACATTGTGGAATATTAGAGATCTTGGGCCACTCGGAGCCGCTTTGAGGAGTGCATCTTCGGGCTAATAGACGACAATAATGAATTTCCAGACGTCTTAATTTGAGGCGATCCATGGCAGCCATGGAGGGTAAATATTCAAGCTTTTCGCATCTGAACAGAGTTAGTTTTTCAAGAGATGCAAGGTTTCCAAGCCAATCTGGTAAGGCTTCGATGGCTCCGAAGTATTGTAGATCTAGTGATGTGATGTTAGTCAAGTCTTGAAGTTGATGTGGCAGAGATTTTGTGCCAGGCATCCCACCTAAATGCACGTGCTGGAGTGTTGATGAAGATGCTAATCCAGCCCAATCAAATTCCATTACAGAGAAATCTGAGATGCCACCAATCAGCACTCGCCTTAAGTTGGTAAGATAGCCAAATCCACTAGGCATCTCGGTATTCAAGTTGGGACACCACGTTAACCAGAAGGTCTCGAGAGAAGGGGTTCGTCGCAAATCAAGGGGAAAGGAGACCAGATTGGGGCAAAAGCGCAAGTCCAGCTCTCGAAGAGACGTACACGACTCGAACATTTCCCCCGGTAATCTGGTTAATCCATTGCACTCACTAATACCAAATTCCTCAAGAGACTTAAGGAGGCTTTTCTGTCCTTTATTAGGATTTAATCCAAATGAATTAATTCTCGGGCACCGCAATATCTTCAAGTGCTCTAAAGCTTGAAATTGATAAAGATCTTCTGGCAACTCCCGTAAATTCTCGCAACCATCGACCACCAATCTCTTAAGACAAGCGGCGCAACTCATTCCTCTTAATGTTGTTATGTCAGGGCAATACCACAATTCTACACTTTGAAGACTTGGGAAAAGACAGAGCCGCTCGAGCATGTCAGTGGATAGACTGTCACAGCCTTTAATACTCAAACTGTTCTCCTGTCGTCGTATCACTAAATTTAGAGACACCATGCGTTGACGACCACCACTTAATTTAAGGGACGAGAGATTGGTTGTACTGCTCAAAACCTCTTCTACCAGCAAAACATTGCAATTCTCTCTGATTTCCAATACATCAAGATTCGGGAAACTACTTGGAGTTGGAATGGTGGTCAGCTGGGGGCAATCCCTAATATACAACTTTTCCAGCACGGGAAACACATCCATCGCTTCATGTGCGTCCTTCCACTCTTCCAAACTTTTCATGCTTTCAAGAGAGAGAATTTTAAGGGCTGGAAAGAATGTTTGTCTGCTCGTATTGCCTGAACCTGCTGATCTTCCGTCCTCCTCATCACTAATACCATAGAATGAAAGCCCAATGCATGTTGTGTTTTCCAATCCAGTCAGATAGAGGCGTTGGAGGGATGTCAGTTGTCCTAGTGTAGGGAGTTCTCTGCATCTTGTGCAATCCTGCACCTGCAACTCCACTAGTGATGTCAAATTCATGAACCATTGTGGAAACTGATCAcccatgaaattcaaaatttgtaacTCTTCTAAATTTGGGTGAGGTTGGAGACCTTCCAACACATCTCCATCGCATTTATCACTTTCTTGATCCCTGTTGCCCCACTCAAGTACCAACCGATGCAAGTTTGGCTTTCTAGATAAGTTCGCCAGTTCAGCATCATCTTTGCCATTTACTAATTCAAGATTTCTGAGCTCCAAGGAGCCTTTAAGATCTTGCAAGGTCCCAAGCTCCTGGATACCATGACCTTCCTCTTGACGACCTATGTTAAAGAACTCTAACGTTTGAAGACAAGTCCATCGTCCAATCCCGGATGGCATTTGGATTTCGCGTCTTGTAGCATCATCATCATAGTGAAGATGTCTCATACGAATCAAATTGCTCATCTTCTTTGGAAAACCTTCTTCAAGCTTGCCAATTCTCAGTGTTTGCAAATGATAAAGTTTGCAAAGAGATTCTGGCAAAGCGGTAATCATAGAATCTGAAATGTCAAGTAAGTGTAAATGTTTTAGTTTGCCAATGGAGGTCGGCAACTCTTTGACATCTGCTCCAAACAATTTTAGGACATGCAAGGATTTGAACTCTGATAACATATCATCAGCTATGCCACCCTTCCAAAATAATGTGCGAAGTGATGCTGTTTTGTTTTCATTGATTCTTTCGGAGGAGTATACTGCAAGGTAACGGTCCTGATTGCTGTTGTTAcgattcaaaattgattttgcAAAATCATGCACAAggtcatgcattttataccatgttCCCCGCCCGTCATATACTTCTTCCAATAAGGAAGTTTGCAGCAAAGTTCTCAGATACTCATGTCCTATTCCCTCCATCATTTGATTTTGGGAATCCGGTTGAAGAAAGCCTTCAGCCATCCAATGCTCAACTAGTAGATCTTGTTCCAATCTAGTATCTTGGTGAAAAACTGAGCAATATGCAAAACATTTCTTAACCGGCGCAGGCGACAGATGATCAAAACTCACCTTAACTATTTGCTCAATCCCAACCTGATCTCCATTCAAGAGACTCTCCTCCAAAATAGATTGCCAATTCTCTTCTCTCTTTCTAGATAACAAACCTCCAATTAACCTTGCTGCCAGAGGTAGACCGTCACATCTTCTTAAAACTTGCTCCTTTATGTCTTCTGGTACttcttcccctacatttgcccATTTTTTCATGATAGACCAGCAATCATCATTGCATAGCTTTCCTAGCTCATGGCGAGTAAAATTGATCTGCGGATGTCTAAAAAGAATATTTGCCACGCCTTGCAGACGAGTAGTAACAAGACACCAGCTACCTTTCTTCGCATTGAGTCCCGCCAAAGTGCTGAAAAGGTCCGTCAACAATAGTTCTTGATCATTCCACACGTCATCAAGAACAAGGAAATATCTTTTTTCCTTGAGTTCATTCTGAATTTTTTGAACTATTACCTCCCTACGATCTCCTTTAACCTCTTCTCCTGTTAACGATTCTAGAATCATTTTGAAGAACTCCTCGAGTTTATCTACTTTTTCAGCCACACAAACCcaaatttttttatcaaaatgtCCAACAACTTGTTCATTTTTGTAAACGGCCCTAGCTAGAGTTGTTTTTCCTAAACCACCCATGCCAGTTATGGGAATGACTGAAATAACACTTTCAGATTCGGCCAACAACTTGTTGACTATTTCTGATTCATCCTCGTCTCTTCCTAGGACATCACTTCGAACAATAATAGAGTCGGTCTGTCGGCTTGTTGTGGCTCTAGATGCTTCTTCAGATTGGAGCTTGGGGACCAGTCCCAGATGTTCGGCATTCTGATGGATGCTTTCAAGGTTCGTGTTGATCTCCCTGATCGTTGAACCCAACCTCCaacgaaaaataattttattaaagaATGAAAAGCAGAAGAGTACCTTCTTTTTCATGGGTTGATTTTGATACTTCACCTTCCGACGAAGAGTTTCATAGTTGAGCTCGCCCAGCACATTCTCAGCGTCGAAAACCTCATCTTCCAGCTGCTCGAGCCAATTTTGCACCCCAAGAAACTTCGGATCATTGCTATATTTTGCCTCGTCAGCACCGGCCAAGAAGCCTCGGATTATTTTAGCAGATTTTTTGAGTCTCTCCAGCTCCTTTGGGAATTCACGAACCAGATTAACATGATCAGCGGCAAGATCAGCGGCAAGGGAAACAACCGTCTGCAATGCAACCTGAATAGTAGCACTAACAGCAGCAGCATCAGCCATTATTTCTTGCTTGGGATTGGAATTAGGATGAAAGTGTTCTGATATCGATGATGGAGGTGGCGATGCTTTCTGCGATGAGACAATGAAGAATCGCCAAAAAACTCCAATGGCATGTCATGGACGGTAAAGTATAATACCTCCCATGGTATAAACTGCCACCCATGACACAAGGAAGGAATCAACAAAACGAATATTAGACTGCTTTTAAAAGCAACTCTAATACGTCTCATGGACAGGGAAGGAATCGCGAAAACGAATGGTAGACTGCTTTTAAGAGAAGACTTCGGTCTTCAGAGTGCTACTGACACGGTCAAGTTGTGGGGCCTTTGTTGTGGAAAAAATTAAACCATGGTAAAAAGGACACTCAaacatggttttttttttccctcgacTGGGAGATTTCCTGATCTGGCCAAAATCACCAGAGCAGGCCAGACTACTCCTCCCAATTTGTGAGAGCCCAATCCCAAGGATCACAGTATGGTAGCTCCCGACAGTCGAACCTGATATTTGCTCCTAAAGAGAAGACTATGGAAACCGTTTGAACTGCCGGGGGCATACACATGGTATTTGTAATCCTAGAAGAttggcaaatttttttttctgtaatAAAAATTTGTGATCTCAATTCTCAAATTAtatcaatcattttttttgaaggatcaaataatcaatgaaattttgaaacttcTATTTACTTTACACAGCCAAGGCTATTTAGTCCAATATCATGAATACTGAACATAGGCTAACAATGGCCAATTTCTTAGaatatacccaaaaaaaaaaagtttcttgaAATGTATGTCTGACCCATTGTACAAAATTATACCTGCCATGCTCAATCGGTACGacagtaaattttttttaatcgccgtGCCTgtggccaaatttttttttaaaattgatcCTGCTACCGTGCACAGTCAGCACGGTAGCAGGcagcatttttaaaaaaaaaatagtgaatagtcgTCATATACAGAGGCGGATCTACAATGCGGCACTAGAGGCACATGCGCCCAGTGCCCCCAAATAATTCTACCATGATCTAAgtaattttttagaatttttcagTTGTGCCCCTATTATGACCCAtgcaattttgagaaatttttaattatgcCCCATTATGTTGTTTAGCAGTAAATGTAAATATAATTAGTTAGTTTGTAACTTAATGGAATTGAAAtgttacaaaattcaaaacaatggCCCTTTTACATCAGTAACATAAATTttaggaattttttttaaacaaaagtaaaaataTAGAGTAATTGTACATGTTGCTtagttaaaataaataaagtaactgtaattttttccaataaagtggaggtgacttttaataaaataagaaattttatatCCTTGTGCCTTACAAATCTACAGGTCTATGGTTGCTTTAAAAGGTTTATTTTTATactttttaaagaaaattattGTGTTATTATGTGATTTTGTGTTATATTActcattaaataaaaaaaaatttatgttggTCCTAACAACTGCTTGGCAAGTCTAGTAGTTTCTCCAAGACTAATGAAAAAGTTCCACGTGAATATAAAGGTGCtgcaataaataaatataatacattttATGTGAATATTGTTGTTATGTATTACTTTTAGGAAAGACAAAGAAGAAAATTTGATATTCATTTTGCCCCCACTAACAATTATATCTGACTCCGCCACAGGTCATATATAGCAATTAATGCCAACTCCTCCCAAGGGCTGGTTTATAGTAAGAAAAAAAACCCGCGACGTACTTCTCTAGACAATAATGTGTCGATAATtattagaggtggcaaatcaacccacttaactagatttacccatacccgtccatgaatagatgggtatgggtatcttaaatttttgtatatgagtataaatgggttacccaataatatccatttattaaatgggtattattgggtaacccatcaaacccaattaacccatttaaaattctcttccccctaagtctcttcttttcccctaccttttttttttcaatttttcattttgtcatgatgttaactttattattattattattattattattatttgttggttttatcttattattttattttttcttagtttgttaacttacttattttttagcattaccaatttatgataaattttagcctatttttttatctttataaaatgaaattttaaatttatatatgaaaaaaatgttaggggttcaaaatttttggattaagtttttatattaatttttatagtacttaattcaaatttttatattcgtattattcaattattaaataataggtaattttgtgacataaagtataaatgaaaaaaattggtaattaagtttattgaacattataagtaaatatttaaaactaatgatgtgtacaaagagtggtataaattgataacttagtttgcaaaaatgaatttaaatgagtttgcaaaaagttaaaataaataagttataaatgggtaattgggttacctaattcattttttgacttacccatttatacccatctaattaaattggtataaatgagttgactcacttgtacccattatccattttacccaacccaaacccgcccaagtcacccattttgacacctctaataATTATCATCAAATCATAATTTGATGCCCCCCACTCTTTTCAGACTTCCTCACTCGATCAGTGAAGAGTTTTGCATTCAATAAAATGAACAGGAGGAGGATGTTCCAGCCGAAGTAGTTATGAGTAGTACCAAAGTAGCCTGCTGTTTTGAAACAGGAAATTAGGCGGATGCGTCTAGATAGGCTTTTGCTTGCATTGCATGTCATTATGAATAAGCTTTCTTCATTCCTGCAATGTTCAATCAAAAGTGATGAGCACTACCCTCACTTTCTCCGAGTAATAGTTGTAGTTCAGCAGCAGCCTTGTTTCAAGGAGGAGGAGAAGTTGGCTGGGGCCTGGGGAAGAGAGAAAAATGACAGGAAATTAACGTAGGAAGCTGCATGCAGAGAGAAGAAGAGGCGTGATCTTTTTCTTGTAGGATAAGAATACATTTTGCATTTTGGCTGCAACAACCAAAGGAGACTTTGCTGCAAAGGTTGGTAGCCTGCAatatagacttttttttttttttaaatgctgcCTGCTACCGTGCTGACTGTGCACGGTAGCAGGCTCactttttaaaaagaaaattggcCGCAGGCTACCGtgtctagaaaaaaaaaaaaaattttgctacCGTGCTAATTGGACACAACAGATACAATTTTGTACAATAAATCTATCAGACATATATTTGATGgactttttcttttgaatataTTCTGAAAAATTAGCCGCGAACAATAACACGAATTATGCATTTTTGTACGCATTCTTTGTTTTTGTTAGCCCATGGATCACCCTGGCTTGCAGCATATGTTTATGTTCGGATATAACGATAATTATGTGACAGATTATGAGCCCACAATCCGTGTAGTGGCAGTGGTTTgttggcaatttttttttgtttttattttttttgcgtGGAAGTTGCTTGGCTTTTTCTGTTGAATTGTCTTCTCTCATTGCATGCTGGGGCCGTTGTGTGAAAAAAATCTGAATGATTGTATGTACGGTAAAGCAGTACCAACCAAGAGCGACAAGACAATTCACTTTAATctaacttttatttttaataaggAGATAATAATAAACGAAATCTTGAAACTTCGAATAATTTAAAGAGCAGATTTTATgtacattaataatgtatatattatcatcatttgattcataatatatataaaaattaaattttaaattcaaattttacataattatcATTTATCTAACATTGATAGAGTACGAAAGATTATTTCTaatttaaattgtttaatttatAATATCATTGAGAATCTCTTACACAACCAAAGAATGTTGAGTCCAATATCATGGGGGATCATGTGTAAAAACAATTGTGACGACTGAACGTCGGTTAAGAATAATTTGAACAATGCATTTTGTTTAATCTTATCACAAAAGGGGCATTAATACAAATTGATTGTTTCTGTTACATCGTTTGGCCAATGAAACTGAAAAAGAGCAACTTGAACGGATTTAAAAGCTCTCAATTATTATTAGGCTGAATTGCTTGAAAAAATTTATGGCGAAGATTAACCTTGACATTCATTACAACCCAAGCTCATATTGAAATTGTACATTGATTGTGTCAAAGGTGTACATAAATAAAGTAAGAATTAATCTTTCTTGTACTGTTAATGTATATATCACCAATTTGGATGCATCATATATTATctcaatttgaatttgaaaatcgAATTTTTATCTATATGCTATGTATCTAAACCTAATAATGCATATACTTTAAATGCTCTTATTCTCTTCCCACTTCTTAAGTCTTACCATTCTTTTACTTGCAAAAAACCCAAAAACCTTGCCTAAAACGTAAAGGGTTAATtacactaaaccaaaataaagtaaaaagCCAATAAGATAAACTTCCACTCCACAAAGACAAGCTTCTACACAACAATGTTTCCTATAATACTGAATTGTCTATGCACCTTCTTTAAGATCAAATAAGCCTAGCAATGTCCAAGGTACCGTAGGGATTAGATTTGTTAATTGCATAAGTGATTTCCAAATTAGtaattgcaaaaattgcatAAGTGATTTCCAAATTAGTAATTGCAAAAAGGTCTTTCTAGTAATTGTTCAATAGGCATTCATTAACACACTTAAATTCCATCCAATCTACAATGTATATACACATACTAAAAATTATTGTCCtccattatatttatataatttttctaattaatcttatctTTCCAAAAATTTAATATCAGAATTATATCTTTGGCCACCCGTTAGACAGACCCTAAAACTAATAATCATTTGTAATACAAATATCAAAACTGGTCATCTTAGTAATTAGATCGTCTGTGTCTactcaaaattttaaatgttTGAGCTTTACCGAATTTGTTGCCCACCTCATAATTGAGtaattaatttttgtataaaaaaGTCAGATTCTTctgtttcatttcaaaattaatCATAAGAGatataacaaaagaaatttctaaaatattaATACAAATCTCCATCACAATTAAAAATAGTTGTTTGATCTTTACATTTTTAGATTTATAGACTTACTGCCAATGTTTTATTGAAAACTTCAacttaatttttgtttatgttACATAAGATTTATCATCAGAGTTAAAACTTAGgctttttaatttacatttgaTGTAGAAATATGTTAAGGctcaattttgtgattttatttttttcatttctatttGGACTTAAAACATATTAGTTGTTGTGTTTATCCCTCATTAGTTGTGGAAGAGACAGGTGTTAGATTATAAGGGTGAGGGAAAGTACAGATACAAGTGAGTAGAGTTTAGCACCGTGCTACTTGAGTGGCAAATCAAGCTCAAGCTTGAAAATATTATCTATAGCTATATGTATTCAAGAAGGGATTTTTAGTAGAAACCctctcaatggcttctaaacttctcgttcttttttctagatttttgtatttattttaatacataaaaagtagtgggttataacctaccttatcaccaatcaaatttaaatttaaaatattcccactatctcttaactcattctacaaccactcctacaaatcctctaatcatcatcccaCGTTTTCTCCCTACATTTCCGCTCATgtttcccactccaattaaaAGTTCACTCCAactatctcttaactcatccttcaaccactcctacaaatcctctaatcatcatcgCACGTTTCCCCTCATATTTTCTCCCAcgtttcccactccaattaagaGTCCTCCAATTTGTTTGATTCATTACTATTTGTTTGATTCATAGATTTCTGATTTCGGGCTTGCAAAATGGCTTCCATCACAGTGGACTCACCATTCAATTGTTCCAATTGAAGGAACTTTTGGATAGATTACTtgtctacatttttttttatttctttcttccatAATCTACTACAAGTTGGGTTTTGTGCTGAATGTATTTCTTGCCGATTTTACAGGCActtagtgtgagaacccgtacttttcccattttctagggttttatttatttaatggtttgttttctgcattttctttagtaggaaaattttctagatatttttaatgagcagatatagtttttagatgatttttcgagtattggatagtttttgaaaaattaaggatatataacgg is drawn from Coffea arabica cultivar ET-39 chromosome 1c, Coffea Arabica ET-39 HiFi, whole genome shotgun sequence and contains these coding sequences:
- the LOC113710338 gene encoding putative disease resistance protein RGA3; translation: MADAAAVSATIQVALQTVVSLAADLAADHVNLVREFPKELERLKKSAKIIRGFLAGADEAKYSNDPKFLGVQNWLEQLEDEVFDAENVLGELNYETLRRKVKYQNQPMKKKVLFCFSFFNKIIFRWRLGSTIREINTNLESIHQNAEHLGLVPKLQSEEASRATTSRQTDSIIVRSDVLGRDEDESEIVNKLLAESESVISVIPITGMGGLGKTTLARAVYKNEQVVGHFDKKIWVCVAEKVDKLEEFFKMILESLTGEEVKGDRREVIVQKIQNELKEKRYFLVLDDVWNDQELLLTDLFSTLAGLNAKKGSWCLVTTRLQGVANILFRHPQINFTRHELGKLCNDDCWSIMKKWANVGEEVPEDIKEQVLRRCDGLPLAARLIGGLLSRKREENWQSILEESLLNGDQVGIEQIVKVSFDHLSPAPVKKCFAYCSVFHQDTRLEQDLLVEHWMAEGFLQPDSQNQMMEGIGHEYLRTLLQTSLLEEVYDGRGTWYKMHDLVHDFAKSILNRNNSNQDRYLAVYSSERINENKTASLRTLFWKGGIADDMLSEFKSLHVLKLFGADVKELPTSIGKLKHLHLLDISDSMITALPESLCKLYHLQTLRIGKLEEGFPKKMSNLIRMRHLHYDDDATRREIQMPSGIGRWTCLQTLEFFNIGRQEEGHGIQELGTLQDLKGSLELRNLELVNGKDDAELANLSRKPNLHRLVLEWGNRDQESDKCDGDVLEGLQPHPNLEELQILNFMGDQFPQWFMNLTSLVELQVQDCTRCRELPTLGQLTSLQRLYLTGLENTTCIGLSFYGISDEEDGRSAGSGNTSRQTFFPALKILSLESMKSLEEWKDAHEAMDVFPVLEKLYIRDCPQLTTIPTPSSFPNLDVLEIRENCNVLLVEEVLSSTTNLSSLKLSGGRQRMVSLNLVIRRQENSLSIKGCDSLSTDMLERLCLFPSLQSVELWYCPDITTLRGMSCAACLKRLVVDGCENLRELPEDLYQFQALEHLKILRCPRINSFGLNPNKGQKSLLKSLEEFGISECNGLTRLPGEMFESCTSLRELDLRFCPNLVSFPLDLRRTPSLETFWLTWCPNLNTEMPSGFGYLTNLRRVLIGGISDFSVMEFDWAGLASSSTLQHVHLGGMPGTKSLPHQLQDLTNITSLDLQYFGAIEALPDWLGNLASLEKLTLFRCEKLEYLPSMAAMDRLKLRRLEIHYCRLLARRCTPQSGSEWPKISNIPQCDIRYQPSF